The Salicibibacter halophilus DNA window TCCCCCGTTTGCGAATAGTTTCCGCTTCTTCCCATTCCCAAAAGTTGTTGAGATAGGGAAGCGCCGATATAGTCATTGTATGTATCTGCTAAAAACGCCTCTCTTCCGTTCAAGAGAAACGATTGAAAGGGGAGGGCTGTTCCGCTTTCCAGTTCCGGAGGAGCATGGCCATCCCCCTGTTCACGGGACTCCATAAGGTCGATCGCTACATCCATGTTATTTCCGATTGGCATAGATGGAGTGGCGGCAAGAACGAGAATGAACAGCCCGGAAAAAAGCACAAGGTTTGCCGCCCTTCTTTTAGCCGCCGCTTCAATCATTCCTGCGATAACTCCCATGCCAAGTCCGATGAGAACACCGCCGTAGGCAACTTTCGTGCCAATCGTCAACATCGACCAGGCAATGAGTGAAATTGCTACCAGAAGAAAACCTTTGAATGTTCGGGACTGTAATTGAAAATAATAACCGATTGCCAGTATGGCACCGATGGACATGATCGCGCTAAGCTCATTTCCGGAAAAAAACCATCCTGTCTGCCCTTCAAGCGCTAACATCCTGTACGTTGCAGTTCCGGTTTCCGTGAACGCAGCGATAAAAATTACAAATGCAATCAATGCCATGTTGGCGAACATTGCCGCAAATAGTTTCTTAGGGAAACCGTCCATCCCTTTGCAAAAGGACAGAGCCATTAGGTATGTAGAAAATATGCACAAGAAATAGAGGCTTTTGAACAAATATGTAACTTCCGCACCGAAGGCAAATGGGTCTTTTATGAAAAGATTATTCATGAATTGGATGGTGGCGTAGGTGCTCAAAACGATAAAATAAACACGTGTAAGCTTGTGCCATTTTGCCGGTGCATAAAAGAGGATGTAACATACACAGGCAACCATGGCCATAGACCGAACAACGGTAGATATTGATAAGCCAAAATAAGCAAGTATGTCCAAGATCGGTTGAGCCAATAAAAAGAGGATCAGCCCGATTTCCATTGGCCGCCGGAGGTTGGGCATCTGTCCACTCCACCTTCAATAGTCAATTCGCCTCTCCGCTAGTTATTCCATAATGGATCAAAATCATTCGTTAAAGGCAGCGTCGATAAAGTTTCTTTTTATATCCATACGCTTTAAAGATAGCCGGGAGCAAGGTTTCCGTTTTGTTAACTTGCTTAAATTTTCCGGGAAACTTTGCTTTTTCTTTTTTTATATAAGCCCCCATTTCTTGGAATTCCTGATTGCCCATCTCTTTAAATACTTCTGCATGAGTGACTTTCGGGTCGTCGACAAGATGGGATTTCCATGTGTTTAAGGCGAGGAAACCGTCAAAAGCAATAGTCTGGGATGCAAAAGTGTTTATTGCTTCTTTTTTTTCCTCCATGAAAGAAGAGATGTCCACGATAACGTTAATTTCTTCAGGGGGAATCGGACAGTTAATCTCATACAATCGCACTTTCAAAGATGAGGGGACTTTCATTTGCCGGAGTGTCTCTGCTAAAAGAAATG harbors:
- a CDS encoding O-antigen ligase family protein; its protein translation is MPNLRRPMEIGLILFLLAQPILDILAYFGLSISTVVRSMAMVACVCYILFYAPAKWHKLTRVYFIVLSTYATIQFMNNLFIKDPFAFGAEVTYLFKSLYFLCIFSTYLMALSFCKGMDGFPKKLFAAMFANMALIAFVIFIAAFTETGTATYRMLALEGQTGWFFSGNELSAIMSIGAILAIGYYFQLQSRTFKGFLLVAISLIAWSMLTIGTKVAYGGVLIGLGMGVIAGMIEAAAKRRAANLVLFSGLFILVLAATPSMPIGNNMDVAIDLMESREQGDGHAPPELESGTALPFQSFLLNGREAFLADTYNDYIGASLSQQLLGMGRSGNYSQTGEMNAIEMDFLDWFFNYGPIGMLLLSLPFALFGGYAVRNIFRFRSLSLPLLFTFTSSAVGLGAAFSAGHVLSSPAAGTYLAISLSLFMSFTDGRKEVNHGRKALPGRGRVRHSTVIYNRLQKRKEPH